CCAGCAGGGTTATTCACCGTTTTCGACATGGACCCGGGGGTTGGCCTGGATTGTGACTGGCTATGCCGAATTGCTCGAATATGTGGCGCACCTGTCGGATGACGCACTCGATCTTTATGGCGGTAGGGATGCGGTTAATGACTGGATGCTCAAGGCGGCCTGTGCAACGGCAGATTATTATATCGACAGTATCACCTCTGCCGATGGTATTCCGTTTTGGGATGCGGGCGCGCCGGGCTTGATTGAGGGCTATGGCGATAAAATATCGGATCCCTACAATACAAGCGAACCCGTGGATAGTTCTGCTGCTGCCATTGCAGCGCAGGGGCTTTACCGTTTGGGCAAATATCTGGACGATGCGCGTTATCGGCAGGCTGCTTTAACCGTGGCCCATACGCTATTTGACGCACCCTATTTGTCCGAGGATGA
The sequence above is a segment of the Gemmatimonadota bacterium genome. Coding sequences within it:
- a CDS encoding glycosyl hydrolase, with protein sequence QQGYSPFSTWTRGLAWIVTGYAELLEYVAHLSDDALDLYGGRDAVNDWMLKAACATADYYIDSITSADGIPFWDAGAPGLIEGYGDKISDPYNTSEPVDSSAAAIAAQGLYRLGKYLDDARYRQAALTVAHTLFDAPYLSEDEEHQGLILHSIYHNPNGWDYVPGGQKVACGESSMWGDYHAMELAVLLQREMENAPYLTFFDQ